In Coregonus clupeaformis isolate EN_2021a unplaced genomic scaffold, ASM2061545v1 scaf5024, whole genome shotgun sequence, the following are encoded in one genomic region:
- the LOC123490838 gene encoding B-cell receptor CD22-like, translating into MSASPSGEIVEGSSVTLTCSSDANPPVDKYTWYFQNKTFQNGFGQIYNISNFKSKDNGHYHCEAWNGRGSRNSTVLMITLPGKQTSVMTAAVGIIVVVLVLIFCLSGFMWFRKKASKSTSDTRDTSENVQGDSSPVYDNISSMCHDPYCSTDSSHRRPG; encoded by the exons ATGTCAGCCAGTCCCTCTGGTGAAATAGTGGAGGGCAGTTCAGTGACTCTGACCTGCAGCAGTGATGCCAACCCACCTGTGGACAAATACACCTGGTACTTTCAAAATAAGACTTTTCAAAATGGATTTGGACAGATCTACAACATAAGTAATTTCAAGTCTAAGGACAATGGACATTACCACTGTGAGGCCTGGAATGGAAGAGGGTCTAGGAACTCTACAGTTCTGATGATAACTTTACCAG GGAAACAAACATCAGTTATGACCGCAGCTGTAGGAATCATAGTTGTTGTTCTGGTTCTCATCttctgtctctctggcttcatGTGGTTCAG GAAGAAGGCCTCCAAATCCACCTCTGACACAAGAGACACATCAGAGAATGTACAG ggAGACTCTAGTCCAGTGTATGACAACATCTCAAGCATGTGCCATGACCCCTACTGCAGTACAGACAGCAGCCACCGTAGACCAGGATGA